The following proteins are co-located in the Paludibaculum fermentans genome:
- a CDS encoding DUF190 domain-containing protein: MKLMVIFLAETETHGDIPLYEALVRKLNQKGVQGASVMRGVMGFGKDHHVHRGRLFGVSDDRPVMIVAADSEENLRNVVPSLRKLAPSAPILLMDAEQL; encoded by the coding sequence ATGAAGCTAATGGTTATCTTCCTCGCGGAGACCGAGACGCACGGCGACATCCCGCTGTACGAGGCGCTGGTGCGCAAGCTCAACCAGAAAGGCGTCCAGGGCGCCAGTGTGATGCGCGGCGTGATGGGCTTCGGCAAAGACCATCACGTTCACCGCGGCCGTCTCTTCGGTGTCTCCGACGACCGGCCGGTCATGATCGTCGCCGCCGATTCGGAAGAAAACCTGCGCAACGTCGTGCCCAGCCTCCGCAAACTGGCACCCTCGGCGCCCATCCTCCTGATGGACGCCGAGCAACTCTAG
- a CDS encoding toast rack family protein, producing the protein MTLPAYRVGLFAAILASAGCSIDINSKPTGETVRDTKIIERSRAAKAEIVVADLNIGAGELNVSGGSKELFDGEFTYNVPDWKPEVRYDDSGFRGRLTVRQGGGKGNFGNIKNIWDLKLANDVPLDLRIHCGAGENKLNLGDLTLRSVEVQMGAGSVDMDLRGKPQRDYEVRIEGGVGEATVHLPPDVGVVAEANGGIGSINVRGLKKDGDRWVSESNGQSKATIRLSVKGGIGEINILAQ; encoded by the coding sequence ATGACATTGCCCGCATACCGGGTAGGCCTGTTCGCCGCTATCCTGGCGTCGGCAGGCTGTTCCATAGACATTAACAGTAAGCCCACCGGTGAGACGGTAAGGGATACGAAGATCATCGAACGGTCCCGCGCGGCGAAGGCCGAGATTGTGGTGGCCGATCTCAACATTGGCGCGGGAGAGCTCAACGTGAGCGGCGGCTCGAAAGAGTTGTTTGATGGTGAGTTTACCTACAACGTGCCCGACTGGAAGCCGGAAGTCCGCTATGACGACTCAGGCTTTCGCGGCCGGCTGACGGTCCGGCAGGGCGGCGGCAAAGGCAATTTCGGCAACATCAAGAACATCTGGGATCTGAAGCTGGCCAACGACGTTCCCCTGGACCTGCGGATCCACTGCGGAGCTGGAGAGAACAAGCTCAACCTGGGAGACCTCACGCTGCGCAGCGTGGAGGTCCAGATGGGCGCCGGTTCCGTCGATATGGACCTGCGCGGCAAACCGCAGCGGGACTATGAAGTCCGGATCGAAGGCGGTGTCGGCGAGGCGACAGTGCATCTGCCGCCGGATGTAGGTGTGGTGGCCGAGGCGAACGGGGGCATCGGCTCCATCAACGTGCGAGGCCTCAAGAAAGACGGCGATCGTTGGGTAAGCGAGTCAAACGGGCAGTCGAAGGCGACCATCCGCCTCAGCGTGAAAGGCGGGATTGGCGAGATTAATATCCTGGCGCAGTGA
- a CDS encoding alpha-L-fucosidase, whose translation MKIASFAALALLAATSVSFAQPSQPPLSAEERTRWFREAKFGMFIHWGAYSVIGRHEWIRTMAQIPQADYDVYAKQFNPVKFNADAWVDLAKNAGAKYMVITSKHHDGFSIYRSQVSDYDVETTPYQGDPLKQLAAAAKKKDMRLGFYHSIMDWHHPDYRPRRSWEYPKNYKEGGNNNRYIDFMKAQLKELLTGYGDVAMIWFDGEWEHTLAEAKRDDEVYDFIRGLQPNTLINDRLYERKPGNKADFGTPEQYVPATGFKDPSGKPILWEACVTINNDSWGYNKYETEFKTDRDLIRMLVEVVSKGGNLLLNVGPKPDGTIQDEFVTRLNAMGRWMKVNQESIYDTTASPFERMSFFGRATTKGNKLYLHIFDWPKDGVLRVAGLRNLVHSAQLLADPSRRIVSKRDGDDILLTLPGAAPDEIASVLELTLDGAPVTVPFANRPDAKGLISLGVESCEIETEFEQRAKKENALGHVFLTRWTRDKDVPYWKVEAPKAGRYRVEAFYSSRKAGTPFTVEAGPAKLTGSSINSGGDWVFKSQPLGELELKQGATEVRVRLDTKSGGTINLERLVLHPAQ comes from the coding sequence ATGAAGATCGCCTCCTTCGCCGCCCTGGCCCTGCTGGCCGCTACGTCAGTGTCGTTCGCCCAACCTTCCCAGCCGCCGCTTTCCGCGGAAGAACGCACCCGCTGGTTCCGCGAAGCCAAGTTCGGGATGTTCATTCACTGGGGTGCCTACTCGGTGATCGGGCGCCACGAGTGGATCCGGACCATGGCCCAGATCCCGCAGGCCGACTACGACGTGTACGCCAAACAGTTCAATCCAGTGAAGTTCAACGCCGATGCCTGGGTGGATCTGGCCAAGAACGCCGGGGCAAAGTACATGGTGATCACGTCGAAGCACCACGACGGCTTCAGCATCTACCGCAGCCAGGTGAGCGACTACGACGTGGAGACGACGCCCTACCAGGGCGACCCGCTGAAGCAACTGGCGGCCGCGGCGAAGAAGAAGGACATGCGCCTGGGCTTCTACCACTCGATCATGGACTGGCACCATCCTGACTACCGGCCGCGCCGTTCGTGGGAGTATCCGAAGAACTACAAGGAAGGCGGCAACAACAACCGGTATATCGACTTCATGAAGGCCCAGTTGAAGGAGCTCCTGACGGGTTATGGCGACGTGGCGATGATCTGGTTCGACGGCGAGTGGGAGCACACCCTGGCGGAGGCGAAACGCGACGACGAGGTCTACGACTTCATCCGCGGCCTGCAGCCGAACACCTTGATCAACGACCGTTTGTATGAGCGCAAGCCGGGCAATAAGGCCGACTTCGGCACGCCGGAACAGTACGTCCCGGCCACTGGCTTCAAGGATCCCAGCGGCAAGCCGATCCTGTGGGAGGCGTGCGTCACGATCAACAACGACTCGTGGGGCTACAACAAGTATGAAACCGAGTTCAAGACGGACCGGGACCTGATCCGGATGCTGGTGGAGGTGGTGAGCAAGGGCGGCAATCTGCTGCTGAATGTAGGGCCAAAGCCGGACGGCACGATTCAGGACGAGTTTGTGACGCGGTTGAACGCCATGGGCCGCTGGATGAAAGTGAACCAGGAGTCGATCTACGACACCACGGCGAGCCCGTTCGAGCGCATGTCCTTCTTCGGACGCGCGACCACCAAGGGCAATAAGCTGTACCTGCACATCTTCGACTGGCCCAAGGACGGCGTGCTGCGCGTCGCGGGCTTGCGGAATCTGGTGCACTCGGCGCAGCTGCTAGCCGATCCGTCTCGCAGAATTGTCTCCAAGCGCGATGGCGACGACATTCTGCTGACGCTGCCCGGCGCTGCTCCGGATGAGATTGCGAGCGTGTTGGAGCTGACGCTGGACGGGGCTCCCGTGACGGTGCCGTTCGCCAACCGGCCGGATGCGAAGGGGCTGATCAGCCTGGGTGTGGAGTCGTGCGAAATCGAGACCGAGTTCGAGCAGCGGGCGAAGAAAGAGAACGCGCTGGGCCATGTGTTTCTGACACGCTGGACACGCGACAAGGACGTGCCTTATTGGAAGGTGGAAGCGCCCAAGGCCGGCCGCTACCGCGTGGAGGCCTTCTATTCGTCGAGAAAGGCCGGAACGCCGTTCACCGTGGAAGCCGGGCCGGCCAAGTTGACAGGCTCGTCGATCAACTCAGGCGGCGATTGGGTGTTCAAGTCGCAGCCCCTGGGTGAGCTGGAACTGAAACAGGGCGCCACGGAAGTTCGTGTGCGGCTGGATACGAAATCCGGCGGCACGATTAACCTGGAGCGGCTGGTGCTGCATCCGGCGCAGTGA
- the trxB gene encoding thioredoxin-disulfide reductase, translated as MRNVIIIGSGCAGNTAAIYTARAGLAPLVIAGHEPGGQLSITTEVENFPGFPEGIMGPQLVENMKQQAIRFGAEYVSGKVEEADLSKRPFSLKIDDEWHECRTLIVASGASARWLGLPNEQKLIGHGVSSCATCDGFFYRGKKIIVIGGGDSAMEEANFLTRFGDEVTLVHRREEFRASKIMLDRCKANPKIKWLTNTVVEDVLDIEKGYVEAVKLKNTKTGEAWTQAVDGFFLAIGHIPNTQPFVGQLDLDEDGYIISHGGARTNITGVFHAGDVEDRIYRQAITASGAGCKAAIEAERFLEAEGH; from the coding sequence ATGCGGAACGTTATCATCATCGGCTCAGGCTGCGCGGGGAATACCGCGGCTATCTATACCGCCCGGGCGGGCCTGGCCCCCCTCGTGATTGCCGGCCACGAGCCCGGCGGCCAGCTTTCCATCACCACCGAAGTTGAGAACTTCCCGGGGTTTCCGGAAGGCATCATGGGGCCGCAACTTGTTGAAAACATGAAGCAGCAGGCCATCCGCTTCGGTGCCGAATACGTCTCCGGCAAGGTCGAGGAGGCCGACCTCTCAAAGCGTCCCTTCAGCCTGAAGATCGACGACGAATGGCACGAGTGCCGCACCCTCATCGTCGCCTCCGGCGCCTCCGCCCGCTGGCTGGGCCTGCCCAACGAGCAGAAACTCATCGGCCACGGTGTCAGCTCCTGCGCCACGTGCGACGGCTTCTTCTATAGAGGCAAGAAAATCATCGTGATCGGCGGCGGCGACTCCGCCATGGAGGAAGCCAACTTCCTCACTCGTTTCGGCGACGAGGTCACCCTGGTCCACCGCCGCGAGGAGTTCCGTGCCTCCAAAATAATGCTCGACCGCTGCAAGGCGAACCCGAAGATCAAGTGGCTCACCAACACCGTGGTCGAGGACGTGCTCGACATCGAGAAGGGCTACGTCGAAGCCGTTAAGCTGAAGAACACCAAGACCGGCGAAGCCTGGACCCAGGCGGTCGACGGCTTTTTCCTTGCAATCGGGCACATTCCGAACACACAACCCTTCGTCGGCCAGCTCGACCTTGACGAAGACGGCTACATCATCAGCCATGGGGGCGCCCGCACTAATATCACCGGCGTCTTCCATGCCGGAGACGTGGAAGACCGCATCTACCGCCAGGCCATCACCGCCTCGGGCGCCGGCTGCAAGGCGGCCATCGAAGCCGAAAGATTCCTGGAAGCCGAAGGCCACTAG
- the cysD gene encoding sulfate adenylyltransferase subunit CysD: protein MTRLSHLRWLEAESIHILRETAAEFQRPVLLYSIGKDSSVLVRLAQKAFHPAAVPFPLLHVDTGYKFGEMIEFRDRFCREQGLDLRVHSSQEYIDAPVDPFRLGTSRCCAQLKTRALLEALRALDADAAIGGARREEEKSRAKERIFSHRDAAGQWDPRNQRPELWNLFNSRLDKGQSMRVFPLSNWTEIDVWEYIEAERIPVVPLYFAKPRPVVVRGGALIPLEHDLELLAGEHVEERVCRMRSLGCTYCTGAVESTATTVPEIIAELQATRHSERQNRAIDHDQEGSMELKKREGYF, encoded by the coding sequence ATGACGCGGTTGTCACACCTGCGCTGGTTGGAAGCCGAGAGTATACACATCCTGAGGGAGACGGCCGCTGAGTTCCAGCGGCCCGTCCTGCTTTACTCCATCGGCAAGGACTCTTCCGTACTCGTCCGCCTGGCCCAGAAGGCCTTTCATCCCGCGGCTGTCCCGTTCCCCCTGCTCCACGTCGATACCGGCTACAAATTCGGTGAGATGATCGAATTCCGCGACCGGTTCTGCCGCGAACAGGGCCTGGACCTCCGCGTCCATAGTTCCCAGGAGTACATCGACGCTCCTGTTGATCCGTTCCGCCTCGGCACGTCCCGCTGCTGTGCCCAGCTCAAGACCCGGGCTTTGCTCGAAGCCCTGCGAGCGCTCGACGCCGATGCCGCCATCGGCGGTGCCCGCCGCGAAGAGGAGAAATCCCGCGCCAAGGAGCGCATCTTCTCCCACCGCGACGCGGCCGGCCAGTGGGATCCTCGCAACCAGCGCCCCGAACTCTGGAATCTCTTCAACAGCCGCCTCGACAAGGGCCAGAGCATGCGCGTCTTCCCGCTCTCCAACTGGACCGAAATCGATGTCTGGGAGTACATCGAGGCCGAGCGGATTCCCGTCGTCCCGCTCTACTTCGCCAAACCCCGGCCCGTCGTCGTGCGCGGCGGCGCGCTCATCCCCCTGGAGCACGACCTCGAACTGCTCGCGGGCGAGCACGTGGAAGAGCGCGTGTGCCGCATGCGCTCCCTCGGTTGCACCTACTGCACCGGCGCCGTCGAATCCACGGCCACAACCGTGCCCGAAATCATCGCCGAGTTGCAGGCCACGCGCCACTCCGAACGCCAGAACCGCGCCATCGACCACGACCAGG